One Methanobacterium sp. genomic region harbors:
- a CDS encoding GNAT family N-acetyltransferase — protein sequence MIREANVDDTKSIVDLWEEMMDFHIQKNNIYETKADAREIYTFYLEKVIKSHENIVLVCEIENKIVGYIIAEKSSLPPVYKEENVGTVVEICITEKYRNKGIGEKLLEKTEKWFMSKDINTIECVISDFNEISKGFWFKNKYKPYNLVCFKRLN from the coding sequence ATGATAAGAGAAGCAAATGTTGATGACACAAAATCAATTGTAGATTTATGGGAAGAAATGATGGATTTTCATATCCAAAAAAACAATATATATGAGACTAAAGCTGATGCAAGGGAAATCTATACATTTTATCTTGAAAAAGTCATCAAAAGCCATGAGAACATAGTCTTAGTCTGCGAAATTGAAAATAAAATTGTAGGCTACATAATTGCCGAAAAATCATCGCTTCCCCCTGTTTATAAAGAAGAAAATGTAGGGACAGTAGTAGAAATATGCATAACAGAAAAATATCGAAATAAAGGAATTGGAGAAAAATTACTGGAGAAAACTGAAAAATGGTTTATGTCTAAAGATATTAATACAATTGAATGCGTAATTTCAGATTTTAATGAAATATCAAAAGGTTTCTGGTTTAAAAATAAGTACAAACCCTATAACTTAGTATGTTTCAAGAGATTAAATTGA